TCTTTAATTCAATTCTAATAGAAGATGAAAGTATAAGTAAAAACGAAAAAAGAGAATTTTTAAATACAATAAAAGAAGAGGTTTTAAAACTTGAGTGGCTTACAGGTTCACTTATAAAGTTGTCCAGGCTTGAAGCTAGTATGATTGAGCTAAAAAAAGAAAAAAAATCTATAAAGGATACAATATATAAAGCTATAGAAGGAGTTTATTCAAAAGCTCTGCAAAAAAATATAGAGATAAATGCTGAAAATGTATATGAATTTTCTATTTTTCATGATGTGAGATGGACTAAAGAAGCAATAATTAATGTACTTGAAAATGCCATAAAGTATACAGATAGTACTGGAAAAATAAATGTAAGTATGAGTGATATGAACTTTTTTATAAGAATTGATATAGAAGATACCGGTATAGGAATACTGGGTGAGGATTTCAACAAGATTTTTAAACGATTCTTTAGAGGGAGTTGCAAAATGGTTCAAGAATCTGAAGGCTCTGGAGTAGGCTTATATCTTACAAGAAAGATACTAGAAGAACAAGGTGGAAGTATAATGGTTGATTCAAAACTAGGGGAGGGAAGTAAGTTCAGTCTTTTCTTACAAAAATGTAAGTGATGTTGAAAGTGAATTGTAATATTAACATGTTATCCTCTAAGTATAATAATTGGATGTTGAAGAGAGGTAATGTTATGAAAGTATTGGAAGTAAAATCTCTAAAAAAATATTATGGGAAAGATGAGAATTTAGTTAAAGCAGTCGATAATGTAAGTTTTTTTGTAGATGAAGGAGAGTTTGTTGTAATAATTGGTACATCAGGTTCAGGTAAGAGTACGCTGCTTCACATGGTTGGAGGTCTTGATAGACCAACATCAGGGGAAGTTTATATTGTAGGGCAGAATATATTTTCAATGAAGGATGATAAGCTTGCTATATTTAGGAGAAGAAATATAGGTTTTGTTTTTCAAGCATACAATCTTATACCAGTCTTAAACGTGTGGGAAAACATAACACTCCCAATAGGACTTGATGGTAAAGATGTGGATGAAAGTTATGTTAAAGAACTTATGGAAACTTTAAATATATATAATAAGAAAAATTCACTTCCAAATGCTCTGTCAGGTGGACAACAACAGAGAACGGCTATATGTAGAGGTCTTGCAGCTAAACCGTCTATAATACTTGCAGATGAACCTACAGGAAATCTTGATTCCAAGACGGCGCAAGAAGTTATGGCGCTCTTGAAGATGTCAGTAAAAAAATATCATCAAACTCTAATTATGATAACTCATGATGATAAAATTGCACAGATGGGTGATAGAGTGATTAGAATTGAAGACGGAAAAATAGTGCAGGGGAGGGAGTAAGTATGAATTATATATCCAATCTTGCTAGGAAGAATTTAAAGTTTTCTAAAACCAAGAATATACTGATCATACTCACTATAGCGTTAGCTACTTGTCTCATAACTGCTGCTGGAATAATGTTTTACAGTATACAAAGTTCTATGATAAATGGAGCTGAAGAAGCAATGGGAAACTATCATGGAATGTATGTTAATGTAAATGATAAACAAATCGAAACTCTAAAGAATAATAGGAAAATTGAAAAGTTAGGGGAATATATTCCATTTAAAAATATAAAAAATAAAGATTTAAGTGATTCTCAAATGGAGTTATTTTATACTGATTATGCAGGGGCAGATATGACGAATGTGAAATTAAAACAAGGAAACTTGCCTCAAAAATCAAATGAAATAGCACTAGAATCATGGGTACTTGACAAATTAAAAGTAAAATCTAAAATAGGAGAAAGCATTCATATTAAATATGAAAACAATAAAAGTATGGATTTTATTTTAAGTGGAATATTAAGCGATGATAAAATACGTAAGCAGAAAAATAATGTCATAGGTGTAGTATCAAAAAAACTTGTAACTCGAAATTCATCTAAAATAAAGATGGCATGTTATGTAAGAGTTAAAAATCATAGAAATATTATGAGCACTGTTTTTGATATTGGACATAGTATTGGTTTAAAGGATGAAAATATAAAGACAAATTCACTGTATATAAGTGCAGTAGGAGGAGATCCATCATTACTAATATCATTTCTTGTTATAGCTTTAATTATAGTAATTGCAACTATTGTGGTTATCTATAATATATTTTATGTATCTGTTATTGAAAGAATAAAACAATTTGGTCTTCTTTCTGCAATTGGTGCAACTAAAAAGCAAATTAGAAAAGTTATATTTAAAGAAGGATTTACTTTATCAATTATAGCAATTCCAATAGGGATTATATTTGCACATGCAATATATTATATAGTAAGGCAACTATTAATTTCAAAGTACTCCATAGAAATAAAATCTTCACCATATATTATAATTATTTCGGCACTGATAAGTTTATTAGCAGTTGTAATTTCTCTTAGAAAACCAGAAAAGCTTTCTTCGAGAATATCTCCAGTAGAATCAATGAGATACAGTGGTGTAGAAATAAATTCAAAGAAAAAAGAAAGAAATTCAATTAAAAAAATATCTATATCTAAAATTGCACATTTAAATCTCTGGCGAAATAAAAAGAGAACGATTATGACCATGATTTCTCTTACTATGAGTGGCATTTTATTTATTGTAATTTGTACTATACTTAAAAGTATGAATATAGATAATTTAACAAAACAAGATTTTAAACACGAATTTTCATTAACAAGCACAGAAACAGCGGGCAATCATTTAAATGATAAGATGATAAATAATATAAAAAATATTAAAGGTGTTAAAAATGTTAGTACTGAAAAATATACCGGTAATATATCTGTTAACAATTTGAGCTATGGACTATATGGATATGATGATTATCTTTTAGGTAAATTTAAAAAATATTTAATAGCTGGAAAAATATCTCCTGAGGAATTAAAAAGTAAAGATGAAGTTTTAGTTGCAACTAATTATGACAAAAATGATAACAGGATTTGCAAATATAAAGTTGGAGATAAAATAAATTTATCAATTGTAGTAGATAAAAATGGGAAACAAACAGAAAGCATAAAAAAACAATTTACTGTGGCAGGTATAGTCAGTAAGAATATAGGAAGTTTTGGCTGGAAAATAGATGGATATGATCTTATAACCCACGAAGATGTGTTTACAAGAGGAGAATTTAAGGACAAGTTAGCTAGTGCAAATGACAACAAGATATCAGGAGTATATATAGACATTGACAGCAGTAAATTTGAATCTATAAAAAGTAAGCTTAAGTCAGTTTCACAAAAGGACAATAGAATATTTTATGATTCACATACGGATTATAAAAAAGAAATTGAAAGTCAGTATATGGGGATACAAATTATTGCAATGAGTTTTATTGTCATTATAGCCCTTATTGGGATTTTAAATCTTATAAATACCATGATTACAAGTATACTTACTAGAAAAAAAGAGTACGGCATGCTTCAAGCTGTTGGACTTTCAGACAGAGAGCTTCGCAAAATGCTTCAAATTGAAGGAATATATTATTCTCTTGGAAGTTCCTTAATGTCTATAATTTTTGGAACATCTTTAGGATACCTGTGTTTTAAATTGTTTAAAAAGTCCGGAGCAGATTATGCAGAATATAAATTACCACTAGGTTCAATTCTAGTATTGATTTTAGCGTTTGCCATAATAACAATACTCATAACTTATTTAATTGAAAATAAGTTAAAAAAGGAATCAATTATAGATAGAATAAGATATAGTGAATAAAATTAAGTTTTCACCTAGAAATTTTACGTAAAGTTTCTAAGTGAAAACTTTTATTTATCCGATGACTACCTGCTCTAATACTCCCACTTTCCCAAGTTGGAGTAAAGAGCAGGTACGTCCCTGGATAACGATTTCTAAGCATTAGGTGGAGTCAAAACTTCATCTGATGCTAAGAACTCTGTTTATATGTATGCTATAATTGGATTATGATAGGTCATAAAGTTAGCTGCAGAATATATGATAACTAATGTGTAATTAAATTATCAGTGTATTTGATTGGAGGTAAAAATGGAGGATTTAGATTTATTCAAAGAAATATGCGAAACTCATGCACCAAGTGGCAGAGAAGACTGGCTGTATTCTATTATAGAAGATAATTTTAATCAATTTGGAGATATAACTATAAGCAAGCTAAATAATATGTATATACATAAAGAGGGAAAAACTTCTAGCAAATTAATGATAATGTCTCATGCAGATGAAGTTTTTTTAATGGTAAAAGAAATAACAAAAGAAGGCTTTGTAAAATTTAAAGGATTGGGAATAGATGCTAAAAGCCTTGTTGCTCAAGAAGTTATCATTCATGGAAAAGAAAATATATCTGGAGTTGTGGCGTTAAAATATGATTATAGTGATAAACAAAAAAATAAAGTTAGTGTGGAAAACCTATATATAGAAACTGGTTTTTGCACAGAAAAATTAAGAAGTTTAATTAAGGTAGGAGATTATATTACTTTAGATAGAAAAATGGTAGGGCTTTTAAATGACAATGTGAGTTGTAAGTCAATAGATAACAGAGCTAGCATTTTTGCTATGTATGTTTGTGCGGAAGAACTTAAAAATGTAAATCCAGATTTAAATGTTTATTTTGTATGTTCATGTCAGGAGGAAGTAGGACATAGAGGAGCCAAAATGGCAAGTTACGAAGTTAAACCTGATATAGGTATAGCACTTGATGTTACTTTTGATGGTGGAACTTTAGGAGATAGCGATAGGGAAAATAAGCTGGGAGCAGGGCCAGTTATATGTATAGGCCCTAATATACATACTAAAATTAAAAACAGGATAATACAAACTGCAGATAAATATAACATTCCATACCAAATTGAAGTTGAGCCGGGAAACACTGGAACTGATGCTTGGGATATTCAAACTGCAGAAGGGGGAATACCTACACTTCTTATATCTATTCCTATAAAGTATATGCATACTTCTGTAGAAGTGGTAAATTTGAAAGATATCAAAAACACAGGAAGACTTTTGGCTAGGTTTATTCAAGAGTTAAAAGAGGATGAATTGGAGGGATTATTTTGCTTTTAGAAAAACTATCTAACTGTATAGGACCTTCTGGTTATGAAGAAGAAATTAGGAATGTAATAAAAGAGGAGTTGTACAC
The genomic region above belongs to Clostridium sp. AWRP and contains:
- a CDS encoding ABC transporter ATP-binding protein, with the translated sequence MKVLEVKSLKKYYGKDENLVKAVDNVSFFVDEGEFVVIIGTSGSGKSTLLHMVGGLDRPTSGEVYIVGQNIFSMKDDKLAIFRRRNIGFVFQAYNLIPVLNVWENITLPIGLDGKDVDESYVKELMETLNIYNKKNSLPNALSGGQQQRTAICRGLAAKPSIILADEPTGNLDSKTAQEVMALLKMSVKKYHQTLIMITHDDKIAQMGDRVIRIEDGKIVQGRE
- a CDS encoding M20/M25/M40 family metallo-hydrolase, which codes for MEDLDLFKEICETHAPSGREDWLYSIIEDNFNQFGDITISKLNNMYIHKEGKTSSKLMIMSHADEVFLMVKEITKEGFVKFKGLGIDAKSLVAQEVIIHGKENISGVVALKYDYSDKQKNKVSVENLYIETGFCTEKLRSLIKVGDYITLDRKMVGLLNDNVSCKSIDNRASIFAMYVCAEELKNVNPDLNVYFVCSCQEEVGHRGAKMASYEVKPDIGIALDVTFDGGTLGDSDRENKLGAGPVICIGPNIHTKIKNRIIQTADKYNIPYQIEVEPGNTGTDAWDIQTAEGGIPTLLISIPIKYMHTSVEVVNLKDIKNTGRLLARFIQELKEDELEGLFCF
- a CDS encoding ABC transporter permease; its protein translation is MNYISNLARKNLKFSKTKNILIILTIALATCLITAAGIMFYSIQSSMINGAEEAMGNYHGMYVNVNDKQIETLKNNRKIEKLGEYIPFKNIKNKDLSDSQMELFYTDYAGADMTNVKLKQGNLPQKSNEIALESWVLDKLKVKSKIGESIHIKYENNKSMDFILSGILSDDKIRKQKNNVIGVVSKKLVTRNSSKIKMACYVRVKNHRNIMSTVFDIGHSIGLKDENIKTNSLYISAVGGDPSLLISFLVIALIIVIATIVVIYNIFYVSVIERIKQFGLLSAIGATKKQIRKVIFKEGFTLSIIAIPIGIIFAHAIYYIVRQLLISKYSIEIKSSPYIIIISALISLLAVVISLRKPEKLSSRISPVESMRYSGVEINSKKKERNSIKKISISKIAHLNLWRNKKRTIMTMISLTMSGILFIVICTILKSMNIDNLTKQDFKHEFSLTSTETAGNHLNDKMINNIKNIKGVKNVSTEKYTGNISVNNLSYGLYGYDDYLLGKFKKYLIAGKISPEELKSKDEVLVATNYDKNDNRICKYKVGDKINLSIVVDKNGKQTESIKKQFTVAGIVSKNIGSFGWKIDGYDLITHEDVFTRGEFKDKLASANDNKISGVYIDIDSSKFESIKSKLKSVSQKDNRIFYDSHTDYKKEIESQYMGIQIIAMSFIVIIALIGILNLINTMITSILTRKKEYGMLQAVGLSDRELRKMLQIEGIYYSLGSSLMSIIFGTSLGYLCFKLFKKSGADYAEYKLPLGSILVLILAFAIITILITYLIENKLKKESIIDRIRYSE